The Candidatus Saccharibacteria bacterium sequence ACGGACTGTATCTTGATTATGCTCAATCAGCTACAGATGTAATGATTGATGGCATACGTGCTAAAAAATATCTAAGTTTTACTGACTCGAAATCTATTATGCCGGGACTCGAATCGACCACGTATGTCATTAAAAATGCCTATGGTCTATATATTACCGCTAACTACAAAAGATTTCCTAGAACTACTAGCGGTTCACGGGACAACTCGGAAGCCAGCCTGCGGGCATTTGTTGATGTAGTTGAAAGATCGCTTCGCTTTTTAAGAATGTAAAGGAGGTCGAATATAGGGCTCCGTTCGATATGAATATAGGAGCAGGTGGGTGTCGATCTACTACTCGGCACGGCCTCACTTTAGTGAAATATCAATTCTATAGATAGAAATGTATTACTAAAACAGTAAGGTTTATCGCGAGTCCTGCAATTGCAACAATTAAAAGCTTTATGTTATTTATGCGGTGCGACAAGATAGCACCCCTTGCACAAAAGGCGAGCCCTGCAATTGCAAGATACCATAGTAAGATAGACGCAAGTCCCAGGCTGGCGCCGAGGAGCGTAAAACTTTTACTTTCTTTTTCTGGATTCTTTGATGGTGCTAGTTGCATTTTTATTGTCTCCTTTGGCTTTTTTGGTTCTTAGGTATGCAGTATATTGGTAAACGCCAATAGCCAGCATAAATCCTAGACACGTGACTAATAGTAGGGTGGCGTATTCACGCGCGTGTTGACGTCCGGGTCGCTCGACGTAATTATCGAAGAAGGGTGTGTACATAAGCATGACGAGGAGTGTAGTGCCGACTCCTATGAGTAGGGGTTTAGTGTATTTGCGTTTTAAATATTTTTTTGCGTTTTTTACCATTTGAAAATCCTTTGTATAGATGAGATGAAGTGTTTAACTGCTTTGACGATAGGTCTGTAAGCCTCTAAATAAACATTCCTCGTTGTCTCCCCGGCATAATAACTGGTGATAGTCTTGACTAAGTTTTTAAGGGCTCTTTTTTGAACAGCCTTCTTTTTTACCGTTTTTACGGAAACTCTGTAGTTTCTCGTTTTTCCCGTATTTGACCCCCTCTTTATCTTACCAAAATCTCGCGCTGCTTTTGTTTTTCCTAAGAGCTTACCCCCTACTTTATCAGTGATGACGGATACGGCCGCTGCGCCGGCTGCTTGACTCCAGCTTCCGCCCTCGTATCGTACTTGGGCTGCTGCGCTCGTAGCCCCTACGACTGTAGCGGCCGCCGCCACTCCGGCACAGACACCTGCTGTAGCGACTACACATGCTGCGAGCCCAGCGCCAGCAGCCACGACTCCAATAGTGTCGGCGTTTTGACCAACCCAGTGCCATGATTGTTGCGCTGCACTTTTTACGCTCCCCCATAAATCCCACATCCCGGTTAGGTCGTATCTGTTTACTGGGTCTGTAGGGTAAACATAATCATTATCCACACCTCCCTCTACTGGATCTGCTGAGATAAACCGTCCCAAGGAGGGAATGTAGGCCCTGGCTCCCATCTGAATAGGTTCGAGAGCAATGTCCGTTTCGCTGATTTTTTGGTGTTGTCCTACATATTGCCAAGAAGTGCCTGATGCAGTGTTTTGTGCTCTTGTAGTGCCGGCAACATACTCACCGAACGGACCAGTTAAGTGTTTAGAAATTAACTCCCCACTGTTATTAACGGTTGCTGATACGTCACCATGAATGTTTGGAAGGCTGTAGACTTTATTCATGGCATTGGTTTCTTGGGGAGAGATAGTGAGGAGCACATCTCCCGGGAGAGTTACGTATTTCTGTACAACATCTCCTGATTCGCTAAGTAGGGCGTCGGGAGTGTCCTCGCCCCCCGTAAAGGCATACTGTAAGTGGCTCTTTACGATGTTATTCTCTGAGGCTGTGCGCCCTATAATGCGACCCTGTACGTCGCGCACATAATCTATATTCTTTTTTTGTTCTTGATCAGTATTGTTTGAGCCTGTTTGAGCCGCCAACACTTCTTCAATTGAAGTGTTTCGTCCGCTAGCATCAAAACCAAAGTTTGTTTTCTGACTCGTGGCTCCAAGGCTGACTATATTACCCCTAGTATCATACTCTGGCGTGTCAATCTTTGAGTCTGAACTGTAGATGAGTCGGTCGGCCATATCATAGCAGTACGTAGTGCTCTGGCCATTAACGGTCGCTGTCGTTCGGTTACCATTTTTTGCTGCGTTAGGGTTATTGCCCGGCAGTAATGAGCAACTTTCACCAGAATCTTCGAATCCGTATTCGTACACACTTTCACCTATTGTCGCAGAGGTTAATCGAGTAGCTCTATCGTAGGTGTACGATTTTGATACATTGTTTTCCGTACCGTTCGTAATATCTCCGCTGGCTGAGTAGGTGACGGAATCATCGATGGTTGTTCCGTCGCTTAGCGTAAACGAGGTTCCGGACTCTCGAAGCAATTCATCACGCTGAATATCACTTAGCGATATGCCAGAAGGGTAGTCGACATTCTCCACTCGGCCGAACTGGTCATAGGTAACTGTCGCATAAGTGATGCTGTCGATGCTGTATGTATTTAGTCGATCATATTGATCGTACGTGTAGCTTTCATTGCCGAGAACGCTCGTTCGGGTTAGTAGTTTCCCTAACGCGTCATAGCTACTGTTCGTAATCTTTTCTTTAGCGTCAGTATATTTTACAACTTGACCAAGGATGTTGCTTTCGGTTGTTATTGTTCCGCTCGAATCGGTCGAACTTACTATGAGTGGATTTCCGTTTACGGCGTAGTTGTTGCTGATAGTACGACCGGGCATATTACCAACGGTAGGCACGGATGTGTTTATGATTCGCTCTCTGGCATCGAAGGTCACGCACATCCAAGGTTCATTGGTGTATCGGATAGCCGCAACAGCTCCAGAGTTATTGTATACGACCTCACTTTCACGGCCTAAGAGTGGTCCTGTGCTGTCAGGGTCCTGTTCAGTCTTCGATTTTATGAAACCGGCTTGCTTATGTGCTTCCACCTCTGGTGTACAGGGATTATCCCTCGTTTCGGATGAGCCGTAATATTGATAGGACGTTTTTGTTCCTCCAGCCGATGTCCTGCTTGTTTGTCGGAGGAGGCCTTCGCCAGGCTCCTCGTAGACGGCTTTATTCTCATAAGCTAACCCTGTAGGGTCAAGGATTGATTTATCAATCGTCCCATATTCGGGTGATTTATATATGGTTCTTGTTTCAAGATTTCCGAGTTGTGAGTCGAACACAGTGGTTGACGTAGGAAGGCTGTAGTCGGGCGAGAGCTGATTGGAGAAAGTGGATGTTTCGGATTGACCCGGTGTCGTCAGATAAAGCTGAAGGCTAGCTGCCGTATTCGAGCCATGATAATGGTCGATTCGGATACGGTGATAGGTGTTGGCCGTGGTGTTATTATAAGGTGTTCCTGATACGGTTCGATCACCACCACTAAGCGTTCCGTCACCCCATCCGTCTACATAGAGCTGGTCATCGATATAGAGACGAAAGCCGGCATCGCCTCTAACTTTGAAATTATAGTCGCCCACACCGTCAAGTTTAATTTTGCCGGTATAGCGGGCACCCCATCCGTCGGTTGAAGTTACAGGTGTGGTATTTGCCGTAAAGGATGTCGCGACGGGTGCTGTCGTGCTCCATATTGCAGTGCTGTTTAATTTTGGCGCTCTCAGGAGTTTTTTATTGTCATAGTATGCAACGCCTAGTCCGGTAAGTCCCTCATCATATCCCGTCTTTACATGAGGGACATCACTCACGCGTGCAGTAATCGGCGTACGATCAGCGCCAAACCAGGTTGAGGGAGCAGGACCGTAGCCGTCAATTGGTAGATCATTATTGTCGTAAATCGTTGTTGATTTAAGCCCCTTTGGATCGGTCGTCGATAGGACTAAGTCCTTATCGGGATGCCACTCAATTTGTGACGTGAGATTGGCTAGATCCGTTTCCGAAGTTGTTCTGAATAAATTATCGTAGGTAATGCGCTTACTGAAGCCGTGAGGCTCCGAAGCGCCAACAACGTTCATCGCTGTTTCGTTGTATTTATATGAGAATGTGCTTTCCAGGCGTGGCTGTTGATCTGTTGATGCGGGCGAAATAACTGATTGCACTCGTCCCAGTCCGTCGTAGTTGATTGTTGTAACTGCGCTGATATCATCGTTTCGTACTCCATAGGCTATCGCATCGTTTGCTAGCATGTCTCGGTAAGAATTAATGCGTCCGAACGCGTCGTAGCCAAAGTCTTCATAGGCATCGCCTGGCTGTACGATTCTAGAAAGGTTACCCTGGTTGTATTGGAAGAGGGTCTTTTTTCCATCTGTCGTTTTGAAGGCACATAGCATGCCGCTTGGTGCGGTATCAAAACCACTCAGTATTTGGCATTCGCTGTCACCAGAATAATGGAGGGTTCCGTTGCGTGATTCGTCTACTCCGTCCGATATCTTTACGAGGCGGGAAGGATTTCCGGCATACTCGTATTTAAGTGCCGCAGGTTGGCGATCATCCTCAGAGGCAGTAACAGACGTAAGCTTGCCCTCGGCGTCAAAGATGTATGTCTTGCCCTCGGTATCAAGAACTGTGTAGGTGCTGTCGTCGTTTCGTGTGAGAACTGCTTCTTGGTCTTTTGGCGCGACATAGCCATTATTTTTCCATGTATATTCGTATGTTTGTCCGGTGCTGTCCGAAAGGATTGCAGCATTCGATGAAACTTGTAGGCGTTCATAATTAATGTTTCCATCGCCAAGCCCCATCTCCCACCCGTTCGGAAGGATATTGGCTTTTGGTGCTAGCCAGGTAATAGGCATTTCTTGTGCGGCAAGTCCTGGGCCTTGCATAAGCAATCGGAAGTGCGCGTTGCCGATACCTTCGTAGTAGTCAACGGTAATTGGTATTTGCTGTCCGGCGGTAAGGTTGACAGGCGTGCCCCAGTGGTCGCCTCCGATATAAGGTGCCCAGCTATCGTAGATAGTTTGGTCTGCGCCAAAGGCGCCAATGCCAAGTTTAATCTTCATGCCGTCATCGCCGTTTGCTCCAAGTGTGTAACTTCCAGACGTAGGAACGGTGAGGTAGCCCTTCCAGCGAACGAGAAAGTCATCTGAAGGTAAGCCAGGTGAGGCTGCGCCTGCACCCCATACGAAGTTTATCTTACTGTCGTTTCTTGCCATAAGTAGGCGATTTGGATCGTTCGGATTGGTTGGGAATGTTTTTGTGCCGTCATCTTTGTAGTAGCGCCCCTCAAGGCCGTATTTTGTTGCGGTTTCGCGAGCGCCAGTGTCAAACCAGCTGGCAGGCACTACTTGCTGCGGAACAGAACCCTGAACAAGAAGTTGCATGGTTGCTACTCCAGTAAATTCGGTTGCCTCTACCGTTATAGGAGTTGCTTTCCCGGCCTCAAGATGAATGCTTGACGCTCCAAAACCAGTACCGTTCGGGTATTTATTGAGGTGAAGCTGATTGTCGATATATACATTACAGCCGTCGTCGACTGCGCACCCAAAGGTGTAGTCGCCAGTCTGAGGGGCGGTGATATAACCAGTCCAGCGCGCTGAGAAGTTATCTTCCGCTACGACGCCCGCGGATGGACTGCCATTGGCCCATAAGAAATCTATATTAGGGTCGACGCGAGTGGCTACGGGTGCTCCACTGCGTGTCGTGTTGTTCCAGTATTGGCCGACAAGCCCCGGGCTCGACATGGCGGGCGAGTTGTAATCTAGACTAACGCCTATGTTTCCACCGAGCGCCGAGATATTGTGAGTACCGGTACTTGTGGTTGCGTTACCTGTTGCAAGGTCGACATTGATTGGTCCAAGTTGCTCGTACGCCTGGGTGCTGTCTTTTCCTGTACGCATGTCTACTTTAAACGATCTTACCCAGTTAGGGTCTCTTTGTGCATACCCCTTGGTGTAGGTGTGCCAGTAGTATGTTCGACCGTCTTGAAGAATGTTATCGGGAACTGTCCACTGAGACGAGCTAACCCAGCCCGAGTTAATGACTGCGCCAGTTTCGGCGTCGGGGTTTGTCGTGACGCGGAAGTAATACTTAACAGCATCACCGTCGGTATCGGTGACGTTATTGACGCGAAGGCTTGGCTGTGTGGTAACAACAGTGCCGCCATTTGCAGGAGATGCCGCAGTTGCCATTGGGGTTGGCGTATCGTAAACAACCGTTGCTTTCATGTCGTAATAGGGCTTGTAGGTGAGAGACGAGCCTTCTTGACCGCGGATACTCCACCAGCTTGCATAGTCATCGGCATCAACAAGCGCCTTTAACTTAGCGGTGAAATCGATATTAAAGTTTGTTGAAGCGCTGGCGCTGCCTGCCGTTGAACCGGTACAGTTAAATCCTGTGGAACAACTGGCGAGTCCCATGGTGATTGTTTTTGTGGTTGTTGTGCCACCGATTCCAGACTTGAACCATCCGTAAAGATCGGCGTTAAGAATAGTTTTGTTTGTTAGTTCGGTGTAGGGGATATTGATGTAACTTCGCCAGTGTTTCCAGCCGTTATCGTAGAGTGACCCTGTGTTGGCATAGCAGTTGCTTGCATTGCAGGCAAAGCCATCCGACCTATACATTTTGTAGACGATTTGGCTTTGCTTAGTAAATGTAGGGTCGATTCGCATAGGAAATGCTGAATCGGGCTGATTCTTAAACCAAGTAGAGTCGAGCTTAACGGAGATGCCAGTTGCTGTTGGTGTTTGGGAAACTCGTGGTTCGTTTATAACACCTCGGCCGTTTACATCAAGGGTGAGAGAGCTAAAGCTGTATTCATCGGAAATACCTTCGATGGTTAGTTCGCCTACGTTTTTAGGATGTTTAATAACTGTGCCACCTTCGACCGCAAAATCAAAGGATGTTTTCGAGGTTCTATTCTTAACGACAATGATTTCTTTTATTGATTCACCACGTAGTTCGTATTCCAGATCGACACCAGGCCAAGCGTCTTTATAAACGACAGTGGCTTCATCTTTTCGCTCCGGTGTTACGTTGTTTACGCCTACAGGCTTAACGGTAATATTCTTTCCATCGGCATCAAAAGAGATTCCGTCAGAGAGAGGTCGTAGCTGGGCAGACATCTTGCCTGCCTTACCCTTAAATCCGGTTTTGCCTGATTCTAGAGTTTGCGTGAGGGCGTTATCGATTGTCTTCCACTCGCTACCATCTTTGTAATTTTGCTGACGAGTGTTGAAGTCGAGAGTTTTTGTCCCATCGTCATTTAAGAATGTTTTTGTATAAGCAGTTCTTTTTTCGGTGAGTTCACGAACCTGTTTGCGCTCGCGTTGATTATCGGTCTTTTGATCGGTGGTAAGATTTCCAAGAGCCGCAGGATCGACGTTTTTTAGACTCGGAGCGGCGTTCGTATTACTATCTGATTCGAGCGGGGTAACACTTTGGCGTACGAATGTCTTTGGGTTTGAATTGGCGAAGAGCGCCATGAGCTGCGATGGCTGCGCCAAGGTAAATACCATCAGTAGCGCAAGAACAAAAAGAGCGCCGGGCTTTACTAATTTTTTGAACCTTCGAGGTTGGGAGAGTTTAAGCACAGCATGGCCCCTTGCTTGCATTTTTGTATGAACAGCAAATAGCAATGTCTGACACGCCTGAATCCCCCTTAAATTACCTTAAGCATAATTTAAGATTAAGAAAAACGCAATAGATTTGTATTAAGCAATTGCTCCTCTTAATAAATTGCGAAGTAGCGTCTACTCATAATTACGTAGTCGTTGTTGTTTTGGGCTTCGCGTCGTTAGTGGTGGGTGGTTTTCGAGTGGTCTTTTTAGTTACAAAGCTTATCACTCTACCGATGAGGGCAAGTAGGAGTATGAGTAATCCAGATATTGCGATCCAGTAATAAACCTCCCCAATGACGACGCCCAATTCCGTGGCAATATCGACAGGCAGAAAGCCCAGGGCGCTATCACCATTTTTTGGCGGGTTAGTTAACAGTAGACCTAATAGACTGCCGGGTACGCCAACGATAAACAGTTGTAGTCCAAAATTAGCCAATCGGCCCCATCTAGCGCTGAAGTAAATAACACCGATAAGTAGCAGCGCGGAGAGGGTAGAAAATATTCCGAGAAGTCCGTTTAGCGAATTGTGGGTTTGTTTGGTGAATAGGCGAAGGGCCGAAGCGTCGTTTATGAACTTTTGCTCTTCCTTGGGGCTTGTGGCAAAACGCTTGGCTGTCGCTTCGATACCGTCGTTGTAGAGTATTGTCGTGAGGGGAGTGAATACTTTTAGCTTTATTTCAGTAGCAGAAAGAGAAAGGTCTTGTTTTGTAATAGTTACCTCGGGCATCGTTGGAAGTGGACGTATAACGCCACCTTGTTTTTTCAGAGTTCGTTTCATCTCGTCTATGTCAGTCAGGGAGTCGTCGCGTATAAACATGCTACCAATTGCCAGTGCTGCAATTTTTGGACCACGATTTTCGTCGGTTAATTTGACAGCCGTCGCTAGTAGTAGCGTGACGAACAGGCAGAAGACGAAGAGTAGGCCGCAAATCCATTTAGCGTCAACGTGCCAATAGGGGCGTACGGAGGGATATAGCTTCATTACTAAGTAGTATAAACCATAACAGGGATCACCGCATCCTGAGGTATTAACCGGGCATGTCGAAAAGAGCTACCTGCCGAAACCGTAGGTTTTGTAGATTATTTCTCGCGGAGTGACGACAAGGGGAATCCTAAGTGATAGTTATAATTTGTGTCGTGCTCGGATCGTAAGTACCACACCCCATTTAAATATGTCTTGGTTGTAAAACGTATGACACGTCCTTTTAGGAAGGTTTCGCCACTCTTCTGTGCTGTTAAAAGACTGGTTTTTTGCGTGTCGTAGGCAAGTTTCATGTCTCTTGGCTGAACTAGCGGTGTGTAGCTCGGCATTTCGCGTAACGCGCTAAAAGGAATGCCGAAATGGAAACTGTTATTAGTATCATGCTCGGATCGCAAATACCAAACTCCATTGACAAGTGTCTTGGTAGTAAAGCGTACAATACGCTCCCTTGAAAGCACCTCGCCACTCTTTTCGCCCGTTAAAAGATTGGTTTTTTGTGTTGCTTCCGAGAGCCACATTTGCCGGGGATCTTGGAGTGGACTGTAGGTGGGCAAGGTTGTGTCGACAACAGCTTTCATGTTTACTCTGCCGAAGCCGTACTCTTTTGTGTAAGACGCACCTTCCATGCCCGCAACTCTATCTGCACTTTGCGCTATTGTATCGCGAATCTCTGCGGGAGTGAGAGTTGGGTTTTTGCCGATAAGTACCGAGGCTATTCCAGATATATGCGGTGCTGAAAAGGACGTTCCATTTGCGCCGAGGCTACTGCTAGAGTAATTGTTTGATTTGTCTGGTGCTAAAATTGTTGCAACGCCCGCTCCGGGTGCCATGACATCGAGCCCGGCTCCATAGCTTGAGAACGAGGCGCGCGTATCGCTAGAAGTCGTTGCTCCTGTGGCTAATGCGTGGACAGAGCGCCCCGGGTAGCATACGCCCTCTGTACCGCCATTGCCCGCGGCTCCTACGATAATAATGCCGGCCGCCTTCGCCGATGCGAGCGCGTCCTCCAAAAGCTGATCGGTAACCGTACAATCTCCATTAGTGTCATATACGGCAAGGCTCAGGTTGATAACGTCTGCGCCCATTTGCGTGGCGTATTCGACAGCCGCCGTAATAAGTGCCGAATTACCCCATCCGTAGCCGTCCAAGGCACGAAGGCTCATAATTTTAGTGTTCCAGTCTATACCTGCAATCAGATTGCTGTTGTTGCTAGATGCTGCTGCTATGCCAGCAACGGATGTTCCATGACTTGTGTAGCAGGCGCTTTCGAATGCCTGGCACGAGCCATTAAAATGATTGCGGTTCAGCTCGTTTTGGTGAGCTGGGCTATCACATGAATACGGTTGCGGGTCATTATCGTAGGTAATGTATTCTGGGTAGGTTGAGCTTTGGTATGTTGTTGGGCTTGCAAAGTTAGGACAGGCTGCGCTGTCGCCGCGCCAGCCTCCCATAAAATCCCAGCCTTTAGTATCATCTATAAACCCATTGCTATCGTCGTCAATATTGTTACATGATTTGTCGATAGGAATGCTTTGGGTTGTACAGTTTGGTGCAGGACCTTCAGTAGAGCTAGAACCAACCTCACCAGAATTTACCCAAGCTCTTTGCGTAGGAAGGTCGGATTGCTGGCAGGGGGTTTGCGTTGGGCAATCTGGTGAAGCCGCCCAGCCTTGGCTAAAAAGAACCCCGGAATCGATAATTGCGATAGTGGTTTCTTGTGACCCCGTAGCTGTGTCCCATGCCTGTGGAGCATTAATTTTTGTGAGGTTCCACTGAGAATTATTGGCGAACAGAGGATCGTTTGGTGTAATAGCTGGCTTGTAATTGTAGTTGGGAAATATCTTAAAACCAGAGTCGGCTTGCATCGTGCGTTCAACAGAGTTTAGCGCAGAAGTAGAGCCGGTAACCGTAATTAATCCCCCTTTTCCCGGTAAGGGTGTAACCCTCGTTTCTTGCAAACCACTTTGCTGTACGGCCAAGCGAGACTTAGCGAGATTACTCGTACGGATGACGCTGCTGGCCACCTGTTTTAGATTGGCGGTACTAGACGTTTTTTGAAAAGCATTGGCGTAAAGCGCCCAACCAAGTGAGATAGCGAGTATTAGTAATAGTCCTACTACAGAAGTAAGTAGGACTTTATTTTTTATATGTGAAATTGCAGAGTGTAATGTCATATTTTTTATTTTATATACAAGGCCTATCATTTATTATATCACTACTTATAACAAAGCCGGGTCTGGTAGAAGGGTACTAAGATGCTCATGTGAGCGAATTGCGCTATACTTTTAAGCAGATGCCTAAGCCAAAATTAATTCTCTTAAACGGCTTTGCCGGCGCCGGTAAAACGACGGTTGCCAAAATGTACATTGCCGATCATCCGCTTGCGATGGTGATTGAAGGCGATGAACTAATCGTTAATATGGGCAGCTGGCAGGCGAATGAAGACGAGGCTCGCCGCCTACTGTTTTTGTTAACGAAGGCCATGGCCCGCACGTATCTTGTGGAAGGTCGCGATGTACTATTGCCATACCTTGTAACGAGTGCGGGCGATGTTGATGAGTTTGAGAAAATCGCAAAGGATATCGGCGCTGAGTTTTACGAATTTATACTTCATAATGATCGCCCTACGGCAATTGCAAGGCTGCTAGAGCGCGGCACATGGGGCGAAGCGGGACAGC is a genomic window containing:
- a CDS encoding AAA family ATPase, whose product is MPKPKLILLNGFAGAGKTTVAKMYIADHPLAMVIEGDELIVNMGSWQANEDEARRLLFLLTKAMARTYLVEGRDVLLPYLVTSAGDVDEFEKIAKDIGAEFYEFILHNDRPTAIARLLERGTWGEAGQPPISDDELPVIEDLAARMERELEKRPGAIRINVKVGDPKITYREFVHCLSE
- a CDS encoding S8 family serine peptidase is translated as MTLHSAISHIKNKVLLTSVVGLLLILAISLGWALYANAFQKTSSTANLKQVASSVIRTSNLAKSRLAVQQSGLQETRVTPLPGKGGLITVTGSTSALNSVERTMQADSGFKIFPNYNYKPAITPNDPLFANNSQWNLTKINAPQAWDTATGSQETTIAIIDSGVLFSQGWAASPDCPTQTPCQQSDLPTQRAWVNSGEVGSSSTEGPAPNCTTQSIPIDKSCNNIDDDSNGFIDDTKGWDFMGGWRGDSAACPNFASPTTYQSSTYPEYITYDNDPQPYSCDSPAHQNELNRNHFNGSCQAFESACYTSHGTSVAGIAAASSNNSNLIAGIDWNTKIMSLRALDGYGWGNSALITAAVEYATQMGADVINLSLAVYDTNGDCTVTDQLLEDALASAKAAGIIIVGAAGNGGTEGVCYPGRSVHALATGATTSSDTRASFSSYGAGLDVMAPGAGVATILAPDKSNNYSSSSLGANGTSFSAPHISGIASVLIGKNPTLTPAEIRDTIAQSADRVAGMEGASYTKEYGFGRVNMKAVVDTTLPTYSPLQDPRQMWLSEATQKTNLLTGEKSGEVLSRERIVRFTTKTLVNGVWYLRSEHDTNNSFHFGIPFSALREMPSYTPLVQPRDMKLAYDTQKTSLLTAQKSGETFLKGRVIRFTTKTYLNGVWYLRSEHDTNYNYHLGFPLSSLREK